Proteins from a genomic interval of Cupriavidus sp. WKF15:
- a CDS encoding aromatic-ring-hydroxylating dioxygenase subunit beta — translation MEFATYHALLSLYADYASAVDQGEWDRWPDFFTDDCLYRIQPRENFERGLPLATMSLESKGMLRDRVFGIRETLFHDPYYQRHIISAPLVRESTGEHIVTEANYAVLRTKPDQVSEVFNTGRYLDRIVPTPQGLRFASRLCIFDSEMIPNSLIYPI, via the coding sequence ATGGAATTCGCAACGTATCACGCGCTGCTGTCGCTGTATGCCGACTACGCCAGCGCCGTCGACCAGGGCGAGTGGGACCGCTGGCCCGACTTCTTCACCGACGACTGCCTCTACCGCATCCAGCCGCGCGAGAACTTCGAACGCGGCCTGCCGCTGGCCACCATGTCGCTCGAGAGCAAGGGCATGCTCAGGGACCGCGTCTTCGGCATCCGCGAAACGCTGTTCCACGATCCCTACTACCAGCGCCACATCATCAGCGCGCCGCTGGTGCGTGAAAGCACCGGCGAGCACATCGTCACGGAAGCAAACTACGCGGTACTGCGCACCAAGCCCGACCAGGTGAGCGAGGTCTTCAACACCGGCCGCTACCTCGACCGCATCGTACCCACGCCGCAAGGCCTGCGCTTCGCCTCGCGCCTTTGCATCTTCGACAGCGAGATGATTCCCAACTCGCTGATCTATCCCATCTAG
- a CDS encoding VWA domain-containing protein, protein MTETVNRLPLFSFLWPGMLWLLALVLVLAASYLWLDLRRRRAAVNRPALRSVGAAIKGGTGWRRHVPAVLTLLALSTLIFAMARPQAVLMLPSRIKTVILVIDLSGSMRAQDVRPSRIRAAQQAAKVLLDAQPAGVSVGVVAMAGTAALAQAPSRSKDDVAAAIEGLKPQGGTALGNGLLVALTTLLPEAAGDAERLMNGIDVAPPKKPGAPGDDGPATPGSYASGAIVLFSDGENNAGPGTEQVAQLAARYGVRVYTVGVGTTEGVVLSADGWSARVRLDEKALKQVADATGAEYFRLEDAASLKKVYRALNARLAFDKRDQVEVTAFFAALGALLAACAGLLSLWWFGRVL, encoded by the coding sequence ATGACCGAGACCGTGAACCGGTTGCCGCTATTCAGCTTTCTGTGGCCCGGCATGCTCTGGCTGCTCGCCCTGGTCCTGGTACTGGCCGCAAGCTACCTCTGGCTCGACCTGCGCCGGCGGCGTGCGGCGGTGAACCGTCCCGCGCTGAGATCCGTCGGCGCGGCCATCAAGGGCGGGACCGGCTGGCGCCGTCACGTGCCTGCCGTGCTGACACTGCTGGCCTTGAGCACGCTGATCTTTGCCATGGCCCGCCCGCAGGCGGTCTTGATGCTGCCTTCGCGTATCAAGACCGTGATCCTCGTCATCGACCTGTCGGGCAGCATGCGTGCTCAGGACGTGCGCCCGAGCCGCATCCGCGCTGCCCAGCAGGCAGCAAAGGTCCTGCTCGACGCCCAGCCAGCGGGCGTCAGCGTGGGGGTGGTGGCGATGGCGGGCACCGCTGCGCTGGCACAGGCGCCCAGTCGCAGCAAGGACGACGTGGCCGCGGCCATTGAAGGGCTGAAGCCGCAAGGCGGCACGGCCTTGGGCAATGGCCTGCTCGTTGCGCTGACAACGCTGTTGCCGGAGGCTGCCGGCGACGCTGAACGCCTGATGAACGGCATCGACGTCGCGCCGCCGAAAAAGCCCGGGGCACCCGGAGACGATGGCCCCGCGACGCCTGGTTCCTATGCGTCGGGCGCAATCGTCCTGTTCTCCGATGGCGAAAACAACGCGGGCCCTGGCACGGAGCAGGTCGCGCAACTCGCCGCCAGGTACGGTGTGCGCGTCTATACCGTCGGCGTCGGCACCACCGAAGGCGTGGTGCTGTCGGCGGACGGCTGGTCGGCGCGTGTCAGGCTCGACGAAAAAGCGTTGAAGCAAGTCGCCGATGCAACCGGGGCCGAGTACTTCCGCCTCGAGGATGCCGCCTCGCTGAAGAAGGTATACCGCGCGCTCAATGCAAGGCTTGCCTTCGACAAGCGCGACCAGGTCGAAGTGACGGCGTTCTTCGCGGCGCTGGGCGCGCTGCTGGCAGCCTGTGCCGGGCTGCTGTCGTTATGGTGGTTCGGGCGGGTGCTATAG
- a CDS encoding DUF3820 family protein, translated as MLPDSESLLLLVTRQMPFGKHKGTLIADLPGNYLNWFAREGFPPGEIGRLLALMHELDHNGLTDLLKPLRGRA; from the coding sequence ATGCTGCCAGACAGCGAATCCCTTCTCCTGCTTGTCACCCGCCAGATGCCGTTCGGCAAACACAAGGGAACGCTGATTGCCGACCTGCCCGGCAACTACCTGAACTGGTTCGCGCGGGAGGGATTTCCTCCCGGCGAAATCGGGCGGCTGCTGGCGTTGATGCACGAGCTGGACCACAACGGACTGACGGACCTGCTCAAGCCGCTGCGCGGCAGGGCCTGA
- a CDS encoding aromatic ring-hydroxylating dioxygenase subunit alpha, with protein sequence MASDPAQDRPVWADDGISRIPFRVYTDQQLYQRELERVFYQGHWNYMGLEAEIPHPGDFKRTTIGERSVILVRDQEGGINVVENVCAHRGMKFCRERSGNRKDFHCPYHQWNYDLKGNLQGVPFRRGVKQDGKVNGGMPADFKPQDHGLTQLKVASRGGVVFASFDHGVEPLEDYLGPEILGYFDRLFNGRKLKVLGYNKQRIPGNWKLMQENIKDPYHPGLLHTWFVTFGLWRADNKSRLVMDPQFRHAAMVSTRGQGGKGEVTSGVASFKDQMTLQDDRLLDIVHEPWWGDPTAVMMTVFPSVIFQQQVNSVSTRHIQPNGPDSFDFVWTHFGFEDDTEEMTRRRLRQANLFGPAGFVSADDGEVIECSQEGFAQKPWHRVVAELGGKTVENTEHMVTETLIRGMYAYWRKVMEI encoded by the coding sequence ATGGCGAGCGACCCCGCACAAGACCGGCCGGTATGGGCCGACGACGGCATCAGCCGCATCCCGTTCCGCGTCTACACGGACCAGCAGCTTTACCAGCGCGAGCTGGAACGCGTGTTCTATCAGGGCCACTGGAACTACATGGGCCTGGAGGCGGAAATTCCGCATCCGGGCGATTTCAAGCGGACCACCATCGGCGAGCGCTCGGTCATCCTCGTGCGCGACCAGGAAGGCGGGATCAACGTGGTCGAGAACGTCTGCGCCCATCGCGGCATGAAGTTCTGCCGCGAACGCAGCGGCAACCGCAAGGACTTCCATTGTCCTTACCACCAGTGGAACTACGACCTGAAGGGCAACCTGCAAGGCGTGCCGTTCCGGCGCGGCGTGAAGCAGGACGGCAAGGTCAACGGCGGCATGCCGGCCGACTTCAAGCCGCAGGACCATGGGCTCACGCAACTGAAGGTCGCCTCGCGCGGCGGCGTGGTATTCGCGTCGTTCGACCATGGCGTGGAGCCACTGGAGGATTACCTCGGGCCGGAAATCCTCGGCTATTTCGACCGCCTGTTCAACGGCCGCAAGCTGAAGGTGCTCGGCTACAACAAGCAGCGCATCCCGGGCAACTGGAAGCTGATGCAGGAGAACATCAAGGATCCGTACCATCCCGGGCTGCTGCACACGTGGTTCGTCACGTTCGGCCTCTGGCGCGCGGACAACAAGTCGCGCCTGGTCATGGACCCGCAGTTCCGTCATGCGGCCATGGTCTCCACGCGCGGCCAGGGCGGCAAAGGCGAGGTCACATCGGGCGTGGCCAGCTTCAAGGACCAGATGACACTGCAGGACGACCGCCTCCTCGACATCGTCCACGAGCCCTGGTGGGGCGACCCGACCGCAGTGATGATGACGGTCTTCCCGAGCGTGATCTTCCAGCAACAGGTGAACTCGGTGTCGACGCGCCACATCCAGCCCAACGGCCCGGATTCCTTCGACTTTGTCTGGACGCATTTCGGCTTCGAAGACGACACCGAGGAAATGACGCGCCGACGCCTGCGCCAGGCCAACCTCTTCGGGCCCGCCGGCTTTGTCTCCGCCGACGATGGCGAGGTCATCGAATGCTCGCAGGAAGGCTTTGCGCAGAAGCCGTGGCACCGCGTCGTCGCGGAGCTTGGCGGCAAGACCGTGGAGAACACCGAACACATGGTCACCGAGACCCTGATCCGGGGCATGTACGCCTACTGGCGCAAAGTCATGGAGATCTGA
- a CDS encoding non-heme iron oxygenase ferredoxin subunit: protein MTETWIEAAALASVPQDDVIAVEVQGREIALYGVDGEVFATDNLCTHGHARLCDGFLDGHEIECPLHQGKFDVRTGAAMCAPLTEAVRAYPVRIEGGKVFLDLG, encoded by the coding sequence ATGACCGAAACCTGGATCGAGGCCGCCGCGCTCGCCAGCGTACCGCAGGACGATGTGATTGCCGTGGAGGTACAAGGCCGCGAGATCGCCCTGTACGGCGTCGATGGCGAGGTGTTCGCCACCGACAATCTCTGCACGCACGGCCATGCCCGGCTCTGCGATGGATTCCTCGACGGCCACGAGATCGAATGTCCGCTGCACCAGGGCAAGTTCGATGTGCGGACCGGTGCGGCAATGTGCGCACCGTTGACGGAGGCGGTACGCGCCTATCCGGTGAGGATCGAGGGCGGCAAGGTGTTTCTCGACCTGGGCTGA
- a CDS encoding oxaloacetate decarboxylase, which produces MTSTTSSRRRAFRQQVASKQGLLMPGAFNAMSARVIEDLGFKALYLTGAGVTNMSFGLPDLGFIGLSDIAEHTARVRDAVDLPLLVDADTGFGNALNVRHAVRTLERAGADAIQLEDQVMPKKCGHFAGKDVVSTDEMAAKIRAAAEARDDPDFQIVARTDAAAVHGIEDAIERGHRFAEAGADILFLEAIEDLSDIARLPGLFKVPLLINIVIGGKTPVQGRDALQRFGYGLVLYANAALQGAVRGMQQALGSLQSNGRMDEDPAMVAPFGERQRLVRKPMYDELEARYKTED; this is translated from the coding sequence ATGACCTCCACCACCTCCTCCCGCAGACGAGCATTTCGCCAGCAGGTCGCGTCGAAGCAGGGCCTGCTCATGCCCGGCGCATTCAACGCCATGAGCGCAAGGGTGATCGAAGACCTCGGCTTCAAGGCGCTCTACCTGACCGGCGCCGGTGTTACCAACATGTCATTCGGCCTGCCCGATCTCGGCTTCATTGGCCTGAGCGACATCGCCGAGCACACCGCGCGGGTGCGCGATGCCGTCGACCTGCCGCTGCTCGTGGATGCCGACACCGGCTTTGGCAACGCGCTGAACGTCCGGCATGCCGTGCGCACGCTCGAACGTGCCGGGGCGGACGCGATCCAGCTCGAAGACCAGGTGATGCCGAAGAAATGCGGGCATTTCGCCGGCAAGGACGTCGTCAGCACGGACGAGATGGCGGCAAAGATCCGGGCCGCGGCCGAGGCGCGCGACGATCCGGATTTCCAGATCGTTGCACGCACCGATGCCGCCGCCGTGCATGGCATCGAGGATGCGATCGAACGTGGCCATCGTTTTGCCGAAGCCGGCGCCGATATCCTCTTTCTCGAGGCGATCGAGGATCTCTCCGACATCGCCCGCCTGCCCGGCCTGTTCAAGGTGCCGCTGCTGATCAATATCGTCATTGGCGGCAAGACGCCGGTGCAAGGCCGCGATGCCCTGCAGCGGTTTGGCTACGGCCTGGTGCTCTATGCCAACGCCGCGCTGCAGGGCGCCGTGCGCGGCATGCAGCAGGCTCTCGGCAGCCTGCAGTCGAACGGCCGGATGGACGAGGACCCTGCCATGGTCGCGCCCTTCGGCGAACGCCAGCGCCTGGTCCGCAAACCGATGTACGACGAACTTGAAGCGCGGTACAAGACCGAGGACTGA